The Miscanthus floridulus cultivar M001 chromosome 7, ASM1932011v1, whole genome shotgun sequence genome includes a region encoding these proteins:
- the LOC136467531 gene encoding transcription factor EAT1-like, with product MIAGGGYFDGSHDHILMEGSMIHDSSQSSIYDNTDVEQQNFRLAPFIIEDHSNPANLTSEPARVIEQIQHQLGIDMEQDHSDHMIQEVPPAETANLVPAVYGVQDHILSHQVEGPHNITVEQQVLDYDPASYRNGTYAAAHDLLNSLQIQRCSLIPEFPLTEHIFGDPAPNMVNHLDITNDLQGVVIHESGMMFSDSTLPLGYHATQSHMLKDLYHSLPQNYGLFTSDDERDGMVEVAGVSGNIFQEIDGRQFDRPILGSRRQKGGFGKGKGKANFATERERREQLNVKYGALRSLFPNPTKNDRASIVGDAIDYINELNRTVKELKILLEKKRNGTDRRKILKLDDEAADDGESSSMQPVSDDQNNQMNGTIRSTWVQRRSKECDVDVRIVDDEINIKFTEKKRANSLLCAAKVLEEFRLELIHVVGGIIGDHHIFMFNTKIPKGSSVYACAVAKKLLEAVEIKKQALNIFN from the exons ATGATTGCTGGGGGAGGCTATTTTGATGGTTCTCATGATCATATTCTCATGGAAGGATCAATGATCCATGATTCTTCCCAATCTTCCATCTATGACAATACAGATGTTGAACAGCAGAACTTCAGACTTGCGCCCTTTATCATAGAAGATCACTCCAATCCAGCCAACCTTACCTCTGAGCCTGCAAGGGTGATCGAGCAAATTCAACACCAGCTTGGGATTGACATGGAGCAGGACCATAGTGATCACATGATCCAAGAAGTTCCTCCAGCAGAAACTGCAAATTTGGTTCCTGCTGTCTATGGTGTCCAAGATCATATCCTCAGCCACCAGGTAGAAGGTCCACATAACATAACTGTGGAACAACAGGTCCTGGACTATGACCCTGCATCATATCGAAATGGCACTTACGCAGCTGCACATGATCTTCTAAATTCTCTACAGATCCAAAGGTGCAGTTTGATTCCTGAATTTCCTTTGACAGAACATATCTTCGGTGATCCAGCACCGAACATGGTCAACCATTTGGACATTACCAATGACCTTCAAGGAGTAGTAATTCATGAAAGTGGAATGATGTTCAGCGATTCAACTCTACCATTAGGTTATCATGCTACTCAATCTCATATGTTGAAGGATCTCTATCATTCACTACCACAAAACTATGGGTTATTTACCAGTGATGATGAGAGAGATGGGATGGTCGAGGTAGCAGGGGTCTCAGGAAATATTTTCCAGGAGATAGATGGGAGGCAGTTTGACAGACCAATACTGGGGAGTAGAAGACAGAAAGGTGGATTTGGCAAGGGCAAGGGAAAAGCTAACTTTGCAACtgaaagagagaggagggagcagCTAAATGTGAAGTATGGGGCTTTAAGATCACTGTTCCCAAACCCTACTAAG AATGACAGGGCCTCTATAGTTGGAGATGCCATTGACTACATCAATGAGCTTAATAGAACAGTGAAAGAACTGAAGATCCTACTGGAAAAGAAGAGGAACGGCACTGACAGGAGGAAGATACTGAAGTTGGATGATGAAGCAGCTGATGATGGGGAAAGCTCTTCAATGCAGCCAGTGAGTGATGATCAAAACAATCAGATGAATGGGACTATAAGGAGCACTTGGGTTCAAAGGAGGTCCAAGGAGTGCGACGTTGATGTCCGCATAGTTGATGATGAAATAAATATCAAGTTCACTGAGAAGAAGAGAGCCAACTCTTTGCTTTGTGCTGCAAAGGTTCTAGAGGAGTTTCGTCTTGAGCTCATCCATGTTGTTGGCGGAATCATTGGAGACCACCATATATTCATGTTCAATACAAAG ATACCTAAGGGCTCTTCGGTGTACGCATGCGCGGTGGCTAAGAAGCTCCTTGAAGCTGTGGAGATAAAGAAGCAGGCTCTTAATATCTTCAACTAG